A genomic segment from Bacteroidota bacterium encodes:
- the mscL gene encoding large-conductance mechanosensitive channel protein MscL, translating to MLKEFKEFAMKGNVVDLAVGVVIGAAFGKIVSSLVSDVIMPPIGWLLGGINFTDIKIKLSEAVADANGKVITEAVNINLGVFLQSVFDFIIVAFVIFMVIKAMNKLKKEEVAAPAAPPAPSNEEVLLTQIRDLLKK from the coding sequence ATGTTAAAAGAATTCAAAGAATTTGCCATGAAAGGCAATGTAGTTGACCTAGCTGTCGGTGTCGTAATTGGTGCTGCTTTTGGGAAAATCGTAAGCTCTTTGGTGAGCGATGTTATTATGCCGCCAATTGGATGGTTGTTGGGTGGCATTAATTTTACCGACATTAAAATAAAACTAAGCGAAGCAGTTGCTGATGCAAATGGTAAAGTAATTACAGAAGCAGTTAACATTAACCTTGGAGTATTTTTACAAAGTGTGTTTGATTTTATCATTGTTGCCTTTGTTATTTTTATGGTAATTAAAGCGATGAATAAATTAAAGAAGGAAGAAGTAGCAGCTCCTGCAGCTCCTCCTGCACCTAGCAATGAAGAGGTTTTATTAACACAAATTCGTGATTTGCTGAAAAAATAA
- a CDS encoding acetyl-CoA C-acyltransferase, translated as MNAYIVAAYRSAVGKANRGGFRFTRPDDLAAGVIKHLMASVPNVAAEQVDDLIVGNAMPEAEQGMNMARLISLLSFSTDKVPGVTVNRYCASGLETIAIASAKIHSGQADCIIAGGAESMSLIPMGGWRIIPNADVAIAHPDYYWGMGLTAEAVAKEYNINREDQDVFSYNSHQKAIKAIKEGKFKEEIVPITVKENYVDANEKRQTREFVVDTDEGARADTSVEALAKLKPVFAAQGVVTAGNSSQTSDGAAFVMVVSEKFLKENNLTPIARMVSFAAAGVPPRIMGIGPVAAIPKALKIAGLKQDQIELFELNEAFASQSLAVIRELKLNADLINVNGGAISLGHPLGCSGAKLSVQLFNELKRRNQKYGMVTMCVGTGQGAAGIFERLN; from the coding sequence ATGAATGCATATATAGTAGCAGCATACAGAAGTGCAGTAGGGAAAGCTAACAGAGGCGGTTTTCGTTTCACTCGTCCCGATGATTTAGCTGCAGGAGTTATTAAACACCTTATGGCAAGTGTGCCCAATGTAGCTGCCGAACAGGTAGATGACTTAATTGTTGGCAATGCCATGCCTGAAGCAGAGCAAGGGATGAACATGGCACGACTAATTTCGCTTTTGTCCTTTTCAACAGATAAAGTTCCGGGTGTTACAGTAAATCGTTATTGTGCTTCGGGACTTGAAACCATCGCCATTGCAAGTGCTAAAATTCATAGCGGTCAGGCCGATTGTATAATAGCTGGGGGAGCCGAAAGCATGAGTTTAATTCCGATGGGAGGTTGGAGAATTATTCCGAATGCAGATGTTGCTATTGCACACCCCGACTATTACTGGGGCATGGGATTAACTGCTGAGGCTGTAGCAAAAGAATACAACATTAACAGAGAAGATCAGGATGTGTTTTCTTACAATTCACATCAAAAAGCTATAAAAGCAATTAAGGAAGGAAAGTTTAAAGAGGAAATTGTACCAATCACTGTAAAAGAAAATTATGTTGATGCAAACGAAAAGCGCCAAACACGAGAGTTCGTTGTAGATACCGATGAAGGGGCAAGAGCTGATACTTCGGTTGAAGCATTGGCAAAATTAAAACCAGTGTTTGCAGCACAAGGTGTTGTTACCGCCGGAAACTCCTCTCAAACCAGTGATGGAGCAGCTTTTGTTATGGTAGTGAGTGAGAAATTTTTAAAAGAAAATAATTTAACTCCCATTGCTCGAATGGTGAGTTTTGCAGCTGCTGGTGTTCCTCCACGTATTATGGGAATAGGTCCGGTTGCTGCAATTCCAAAAGCACTAAAAATTGCTGGTTTAAAACAAGATCAAATAGAGTTGTTTGAATTAAACGAAGCATTTGCATCGCAGTCGCTTGCAGTTATACGCGAATTAAAATTAAATGCTGATTTGATTAATGTAAACGGAGGAGCAATTTCGTTAGGCCATCCGCTTGGTTGCAGTGGAGCAAAGTTATCCGTACAATTGTTCAATGAGTTAAAACGCAGAAATCAAAAGTACGGTATGGTTACCATGTGTGTAGGAACAGGACAAGGAGCTGCCGGAATTTTTGAACGATTAAATTGA
- a CDS encoding 3-hydroxyacyl-CoA dehydrogenase/enoyl-CoA hydratase family protein — protein MKRSIKKVAVLGSGVMGSRIACHFANIGVEVLLLDIVPKDAASDKKSRNKIVDDALNFALKSNPSPIYKKSFAAKITTGNFEDDMPKIAGYDWIIEVVVERLDIKRQVFEKVEQFRTAGTIVSSNTSGIPINQMIEGRSEDFQKHFCGTHFFNPPRYLKLLEIIPTPKTDKEIVDFLLEYGDLFLGKTTVLCKDTPAFIANRIGVFGIMSLFHLVEKMNLTIDEVDKLTGPVLGRPKSATFRTCDVVGLDTLVHVANGVAQSCPNDEAKEVFAIPGYINKMIENKWLGAKTEQGFFKKVKTASGKSEIHALDLKTLNYNPSQKIKFATLESTKSIDNLKDRVKVLISGKDKAGEFYRASFMGLFKYVSNRIPEISDDIYKIDDAMKAGFGWELGPFEYWDAIGVKDSVTMMEASGNKPAKWIFDFLAAGNSSFYKIENSTRKVFDVASFTYKSIEGTEAYILLDTLRDNRTVWKNSGTSITDIGDGILNLEFHSKMNSIGGEVIQGVNYAIELAEKKYRGLVISNEGANFSAGANVGMIFMMAVEQEYDELNFAIKAFQNTMMRVRYSSIPVVVAPHNMALGGSCEMSMHADKVVAHAETYMGLVEFGVGLIPGGGGTKEFALRLSDELNEGDVELNKFRDRFLTIGQAKVSTSAQEAFDLGYLQQGKDRVVVSRPRLLAEAKAACVEMANEGYTQPAKRKDIKVLGKQALGLAYLGANSMLSGNYISDHDAKISQKLAYVLSGGDLSAPTLVSEQYLLDLEREAFLSLCGEKKTLERLQSILTGGKILRN, from the coding sequence ATGAAACGAAGCATTAAAAAAGTTGCAGTATTAGGCTCAGGTGTTATGGGAAGTCGCATCGCTTGTCATTTTGCGAATATTGGTGTTGAAGTACTTTTGCTCGATATTGTTCCCAAAGACGCTGCTTCCGACAAAAAGTCGAGAAATAAAATTGTGGATGATGCGTTAAATTTTGCATTGAAATCAAATCCTTCACCCATTTATAAAAAATCGTTCGCTGCTAAAATCACCACCGGAAACTTTGAGGATGATATGCCAAAAATTGCAGGTTACGATTGGATAATTGAAGTAGTAGTTGAACGTTTAGATATTAAAAGACAAGTGTTTGAAAAAGTTGAACAGTTCCGAACGGCAGGAACCATAGTAAGTTCAAATACTTCCGGAATTCCAATAAACCAAATGATTGAAGGACGAAGCGAAGATTTTCAGAAACATTTTTGCGGCACACATTTTTTTAATCCACCACGCTATTTAAAATTATTAGAAATAATTCCTACACCAAAAACCGACAAGGAAATAGTTGATTTTTTACTGGAGTATGGTGATTTATTTTTAGGTAAAACTACAGTACTTTGCAAAGATACACCTGCCTTTATTGCCAATAGAATAGGCGTTTTTGGTATCATGAGTTTGTTTCATTTAGTTGAGAAAATGAATCTTACAATTGATGAAGTGGATAAATTAACTGGTCCTGTTTTAGGGCGTCCCAAATCGGCGACTTTTCGCACTTGCGATGTAGTTGGCCTGGATACTTTAGTACATGTAGCCAATGGTGTTGCACAAAGTTGCCCCAACGACGAAGCAAAGGAAGTGTTTGCCATTCCAGGTTATATCAACAAAATGATTGAGAACAAATGGTTGGGTGCAAAAACAGAACAGGGTTTTTTTAAGAAAGTAAAAACTGCATCGGGTAAAAGCGAAATTCATGCGCTCGATTTAAAAACACTTAACTACAATCCATCTCAAAAAATAAAATTTGCAACGCTTGAATCCACCAAGAGTATTGACAATTTAAAAGATCGTGTCAAAGTGTTGATATCAGGAAAGGATAAAGCAGGAGAATTTTATCGTGCAAGTTTTATGGGATTATTTAAGTACGTAAGCAACCGAATTCCTGAAATCAGTGATGATATTTATAAAATAGATGATGCCATGAAGGCCGGATTTGGCTGGGAACTTGGCCCATTTGAATACTGGGATGCTATTGGAGTGAAGGATTCGGTAACCATGATGGAAGCTTCAGGAAATAAACCTGCAAAATGGATCTTCGACTTTTTAGCTGCGGGCAATTCTTCTTTTTACAAAATTGAAAATAGTACCCGTAAAGTATTTGATGTTGCAAGCTTTACTTACAAATCTATCGAAGGTACAGAAGCTTATATTTTGTTAGACACCCTGCGCGATAACCGCACTGTGTGGAAAAATTCTGGAACCAGTATTACGGATATTGGTGATGGAATACTCAATCTTGAATTCCATTCAAAAATGAATTCTATTGGTGGTGAGGTAATACAAGGAGTAAATTATGCAATTGAATTGGCCGAGAAAAAATACCGCGGTTTAGTAATTTCAAATGAAGGAGCAAATTTTAGTGCAGGTGCCAATGTGGGAATGATATTTATGATGGCCGTAGAACAAGAATACGATGAACTGAATTTTGCGATCAAGGCTTTTCAAAATACGATGATGCGGGTGCGTTATTCATCAATTCCTGTAGTTGTTGCACCTCATAATATGGCGCTTGGGGGTTCGTGTGAAATGAGCATGCATGCTGATAAAGTAGTTGCTCATGCTGAAACTTATATGGGATTGGTTGAATTTGGAGTTGGATTAATTCCCGGTGGTGGTGGTACAAAAGAGTTTGCTTTACGTTTAAGCGATGAATTAAATGAAGGTGATGTAGAACTCAATAAATTCAGAGACCGGTTTTTAACTATTGGTCAAGCCAAGGTTTCAACGTCTGCGCAGGAAGCATTTGACCTTGGATATTTGCAGCAGGGAAAGGACAGGGTGGTTGTATCACGACCTCGTTTATTGGCGGAGGCAAAAGCTGCTTGTGTTGAAATGGCAAACGAAGGATACACACAACCTGCAAAACGAAAAGATATAAAAGTTTTGGGTAAGCAGGCGTTAGGTTTAGCTTATTTAGGCGCAAACTCTATGCTTTCGGGAAACTACATCAGTGATCACGATGCAAAAATTTCACAGAAGTTAGCATATGTATTAAGTGGAGGAGATTTGTCTGCACCAACGTTGGTAAGCGAGCAGTATTTACTCGATTTAGAGCGTGAAGCATTTTTAAGTTTATGTGGTGAGAAAAAAACCTTGGAACGCTTGCAAAGCATACTCACCGGTGGAAAAATTTTAAGAAACTAA
- a CDS encoding OmpA family protein, producing MKKLFVLLTLSNALFFRASFAQNNLKQYGLGIHAGTLEYNGDRGNAFYTFKEPQLLLGISLSKYMSPSWDVEALLAGGRLSYTPDRLPKQFRGTLIDFNLLAKFKFNNGVFLKEDARIAPYLFLGIGDAYYKSTYTSYLQLVPKGYGLDFNFPFGAGIQARLSESASLKIQSTFHYSASDNYDGTRESATNFNDGYLFNTIGLVFNIGKKDSDKDGIADKKDKCALTPIKVLVDASGCPLDKDGDGIPDYLDKCPDIKGMGTAEGCVDTDADSVRDDQDACVNSYGPVKFRGCPDSDGDGVADVYDKCPKLKGPESLQGCPDADMDGITDDIDQCPNAKGNAANAGCPDSDADGVLDKNDKCPTVAGIVENSGCPEIKKETLQLFEQALTGIQFETGKDIIKKQSYSILDNVVKVMKENPSYLLSIEGHTDNQGDDTKNLVLSENRAKAVLKYLSDKGVESSRLTALGFGETKPKLSNDTKEGRAKNRRVEFNVKF from the coding sequence ATGAAAAAATTATTCGTACTTCTTACACTTAGTAATGCCCTTTTTTTTCGTGCAAGCTTTGCGCAAAACAATCTTAAACAATATGGTTTAGGTATTCATGCTGGAACCTTGGAATACAATGGTGATAGGGGAAATGCATTTTACACCTTCAAAGAGCCTCAGCTTTTGTTGGGCATTTCATTGTCGAAATACATGTCGCCTTCTTGGGATGTGGAAGCTTTATTAGCCGGTGGAAGATTAAGTTATACCCCGGATCGATTGCCAAAACAGTTTAGAGGAACTTTGATAGATTTTAATTTGTTGGCAAAATTTAAATTCAACAATGGAGTATTTCTCAAAGAGGATGCACGAATTGCTCCTTATTTATTTCTTGGAATAGGAGATGCTTACTATAAATCTACATACACTTCATATTTGCAGTTAGTTCCTAAAGGGTATGGTTTGGATTTTAATTTCCCATTCGGAGCTGGTATTCAAGCACGTTTGAGTGAATCTGCTTCATTAAAAATTCAATCTACATTTCATTATTCAGCTAGCGATAATTATGATGGAACACGTGAATCTGCTACCAATTTTAACGACGGTTATTTGTTTAATACAATTGGCTTGGTGTTTAATATTGGCAAGAAAGATTCAGACAAAGATGGTATTGCAGACAAAAAAGACAAGTGTGCTTTAACACCTATTAAAGTGCTTGTTGATGCAAGTGGATGCCCTTTGGATAAAGATGGAGATGGAATTCCGGATTACTTAGACAAATGTCCTGATATAAAAGGAATGGGTACTGCCGAAGGCTGTGTTGATACAGATGCTGATAGTGTAAGAGATGATCAAGATGCATGTGTAAACAGCTATGGACCGGTAAAATTCAGAGGTTGTCCCGACAGCGATGGTGATGGAGTAGCAGATGTTTATGATAAATGCCCTAAATTAAAAGGTCCTGAATCATTGCAAGGTTGCCCCGATGCAGATATGGATGGAATTACTGATGATATTGACCAATGTCCGAATGCCAAAGGAAATGCAGCGAATGCTGGATGTCCGGATAGCGATGCTGATGGAGTACTTGACAAAAACGACAAATGCCCTACAGTGGCAGGAATAGTTGAAAACTCAGGTTGTCCGGAAATTAAGAAAGAAACCCTGCAATTGTTTGAACAAGCATTAACAGGAATACAGTTTGAAACAGGTAAGGATATAATTAAAAAACAATCCTATTCTATTTTGGACAATGTTGTGAAAGTGATGAAAGAAAACCCTAGTTATTTGTTAAGCATTGAAGGTCATACTGACAATCAAGGTGATGATACTAAAAATTTAGTGCTTTCAGAAAATCGTGCAAAAGCTGTTTTAAAATACCTAAGCGATAAAGGTGTTGAAAGCAGCAGATTAACAGCTTTAGGTTTTGGCGAAACCAAGCCTAAACTTAGCAATGATACTAAAGAAGGTAGAGCAAAAAACCGACGCGTTGAATTTAACGTGAAGTTTTAA
- a CDS encoding DUF3078 domain-containing protein — protein MCLGILAFGFITTKAETADTTKIWKKGAVAGLNLSQTSLTNWQGGGQNSLAVNAIFSGFTNYKKGRNVWDNTLDLAYGLLQQGKSDVIKSDDKIDFNSKYGRYAFKHWYYTGLVNFKSQMAPGYNYPNDSVVISRFLAPAYILASIGLDYKPNDYFSMYISPITQKTTLVTDDKLNALGAFGVDTGKTSRSEFGGYVRMQFAKDIFTNVNFKTKLELFSNYLNNPQNIDVNWECLLSMKVNKYISATVSTQLVYDDDIKIAVDSNNDGLADKNGPRVQFKEVLGIGLSYKF, from the coding sequence ATTTGCTTAGGAATTCTTGCTTTCGGCTTTATTACAACAAAAGCTGAAACTGCTGATACAACTAAAATTTGGAAAAAAGGAGCTGTTGCCGGCTTAAATTTATCTCAAACTTCACTTACCAACTGGCAAGGTGGTGGACAAAACTCACTAGCTGTAAATGCTATCTTCAGCGGATTTACCAATTATAAAAAAGGTCGCAATGTATGGGACAATACATTAGATTTAGCTTATGGATTGCTTCAACAAGGTAAGAGCGATGTAATTAAAAGTGACGATAAAATTGACTTCAATAGCAAGTATGGTCGTTACGCGTTTAAACATTGGTATTACACCGGTCTTGTAAACTTTAAAAGTCAAATGGCGCCAGGTTATAACTACCCCAACGACAGTGTTGTGATTTCGCGTTTCCTGGCACCGGCATATATCCTTGCCTCTATTGGTTTAGATTATAAGCCTAACGACTATTTTTCGATGTACATTTCACCCATTACCCAAAAAACTACCTTGGTTACTGATGATAAATTAAATGCTTTGGGAGCATTTGGCGTTGATACTGGTAAAACAAGTAGAAGTGAGTTTGGAGGATATGTTCGTATGCAATTTGCGAAAGATATTTTTACCAATGTAAATTTTAAAACCAAGTTGGAGCTTTTTAGCAATTACCTGAATAATCCACAAAATATTGATGTTAACTGGGAATGCTTGCTATCGATGAAGGTAAACAAATACATTTCTGCTACTGTTTCTACACAATTGGTATACGACGACGATATTAAAATTGCAGTCGATTCCAACAATGATGGATTAGCTGATAAAAACGGACCCCGTGTGCAATTCAAAGAAGTGTTAGGAATTGGACTTTCATATAAATTTTAA